A single genomic interval of Streptococcus oralis subsp. dentisani harbors:
- the pgsA gene encoding CDP-diacylglycerol--glycerol-3-phosphate 3-phosphatidyltransferase, producing the protein MKKEQIPNVLTIGRILFIPLFILILTLGHSQGSHLLAAIIFAVASVTDYLDGYLARKWNVVSNFGKFADPMADKLLVMSAFIMLIELGMAPAWVVAIIICRELAVTGLRLLLVETGGTVLAAAMPGKIKTFSQMFAIIFLLLHWNLIGQLLLYTALFFTIYSGYDYFKGSAHVFKGTFGSK; encoded by the coding sequence ATGAAAAAAGAACAAATCCCTAATGTATTAACAATTGGTAGAATTCTCTTTATACCTCTCTTTATTCTTATTTTGACTTTGGGCCATTCACAAGGCAGTCACCTGCTGGCAGCGATTATCTTTGCAGTTGCTAGTGTAACAGATTATCTTGATGGCTACCTTGCTCGTAAATGGAATGTGGTTAGCAACTTTGGAAAGTTTGCAGATCCAATGGCGGATAAGTTGCTGGTTATGTCAGCTTTCATCATGTTGATTGAGTTAGGTATGGCTCCAGCTTGGGTTGTTGCTATTATCATCTGTCGTGAACTCGCTGTGACAGGCCTACGTCTGTTGCTCGTTGAGACGGGTGGAACGGTTCTGGCGGCAGCAATGCCTGGGAAAATCAAGACCTTCAGTCAAATGTTTGCGATTATCTTTTTGCTCTTACATTGGAATTTAATTGGGCAACTGCTGCTTTATACAGCTTTGTTTTTCACTATCTACTCTGGTTATGATTATTTTAAGGGTAGCGCTCATGTATTCAAAGGAACATTTGGTTCGAAATGA
- the rodZ gene encoding cytoskeleton protein RodZ, translated as MRKKTIGEVLRLARINQGLSIEELQAKTDIQMNLLEAMEADDFDQLPSSFYARSFLRKYAWAVELDERIILDAYDSGSMITYEEVDVDEEDLSGRRRSNKKKTSYLPLFYFVLFALSILIFVTYYVWNYIQTQPTRPSSPNYSVVSSTSSTTSSSSSSSSQTSSSSSSSASTITVSGEGNRIEARYKTNKDTATVQLAVSDATSWVSVSGSELEGGVTLSSDNKNAKTTVSTKEPVTITLGVVKGVTLTVDNQTIDTSKLTTQTGTVTLTFTTD; from the coding sequence ATGAGAAAAAAAACAATTGGTGAGGTTCTGCGTCTAGCCAGAATTAATCAGGGATTGAGTATAGAAGAACTGCAGGCAAAAACGGATATTCAGATGAATTTATTAGAAGCTATGGAGGCTGATGATTTTGATCAACTTCCTAGTTCATTTTATGCTCGTTCTTTTTTAAGAAAATATGCCTGGGCGGTTGAATTGGACGAGCGAATCATTTTGGATGCCTATGATTCGGGAAGCATGATTACCTACGAAGAGGTAGATGTTGATGAAGAAGACTTGTCTGGTCGCAGACGATCAAATAAGAAAAAAACGTCTTATCTCCCCTTGTTTTATTTCGTTCTATTTGCTTTGTCGATTTTAATTTTTGTGACTTATTATGTTTGGAATTATATCCAGACTCAACCAACGCGTCCTTCTTCGCCTAATTATAGTGTTGTTAGCTCAACTAGTTCCACAACCTCTTCTAGTTCATCTTCTAGCAGTCAGACGTCTAGCTCATCTTCTTCTTCAGCATCAACTATTACAGTTTCGGGTGAAGGAAACCGCATTGAAGCTCGTTATAAAACGAATAAGGATACAGCTACTGTTCAACTGGCAGTTTCGGATGCAACTAGCTGGGTTAGTGTCTCAGGAAGTGAACTTGAAGGTGGTGTGACCCTGTCGTCAGACAATAAAAACGCAAAAACAACAGTTTCGACGAAAGAACCTGTGACGATTACTTTGGGTGTAGTGAAGGGAGTTACTTTAACTGTGGATAATCAAACAATCGATACCTCGAAGCTGACAACTCAGACTGGAACTGTGACACTTACATTCACTACAGATTAA
- the yfmH gene encoding EF-P 5-aminopentanol modification-associated protein YfmH: protein MTPVTFEEKYYPAVKETVYQTRLSNGLTVSLLPKKQFNEVYGVVTVRFGSVDTSFTLSKKGLQCYPAGIAHFLEHKLFERENAEDIMESFTRLGADSNAFTSFTKTSYLFSTIDHLSENLDLLEELVTVAHFTEESVEREREIIQQEREMYQDDPDSRLFFATLANLYPNTPLAADIVGSEKSINNIQLNDLKNNFTAFYKPVNMSLFLVGNFDVDTVENYFSQKKLRNLEEMVVRKEKLTLQAVKETDNLRMEVSSPKIAVGIRGAGEVAAEDCYRYNILLKLLFTMMFGWTSERFQKLYENGKLDASLSLEVEVNSRFHFVMLTMETKEPVSLSHQFRKAILNFTKDSDLTEEHLDLVKSEMFGEFFSSMNSLEFIATQYEPVDRGETIFDLPKILQEITLDDVLEAGHRLIDGGNLVDFTIFPA, encoded by the coding sequence ATGACACCAGTTACCTTTGAAGAAAAATACTATCCTGCTGTAAAGGAGACGGTTTATCAGACTCGTCTATCAAATGGATTGACAGTGTCTCTCCTTCCTAAGAAACAATTTAATGAAGTTTACGGAGTTGTAACAGTTCGATTTGGATCAGTAGACACAAGCTTTACACTATCTAAAAAAGGTTTACAGTGTTATCCAGCTGGAATTGCACATTTTCTTGAACATAAACTATTTGAGAGAGAAAATGCTGAAGATATTATGGAGTCTTTTACACGCTTGGGAGCTGATAGCAATGCTTTTACAAGTTTTACAAAGACGAGCTATTTGTTTTCAACAATAGATCATTTATCAGAAAATTTGGATTTGCTTGAGGAGTTGGTAACAGTTGCTCATTTTACAGAAGAGTCAGTTGAGAGAGAGAGGGAAATTATCCAACAGGAACGTGAGATGTACCAAGATGATCCAGATTCGCGTCTGTTTTTTGCAACATTAGCAAATCTTTATCCCAATACTCCTCTGGCAGCAGATATTGTTGGAAGTGAAAAGTCAATTAACAATATCCAGCTAAATGACTTAAAAAATAACTTTACAGCCTTTTACAAACCTGTAAATATGTCTTTGTTTTTAGTTGGGAATTTTGATGTAGATACAGTTGAGAACTATTTTTCGCAAAAGAAACTTAGAAACTTGGAAGAAATGGTAGTAAGGAAGGAGAAGCTTACTTTACAAGCTGTCAAAGAAACAGATAACCTTCGGATGGAAGTCTCTTCACCAAAAATTGCTGTTGGAATTAGGGGAGCAGGTGAGGTGGCAGCAGAAGATTGCTACCGTTATAATATTTTGCTAAAATTATTGTTTACGATGATGTTTGGTTGGACTTCTGAGCGATTTCAAAAGTTATATGAGAATGGGAAGTTAGATGCGTCATTGTCACTTGAGGTTGAAGTCAACAGTCGCTTTCATTTTGTGATGTTGACGATGGAAACGAAAGAACCTGTTTCGTTGTCTCATCAATTTCGAAAGGCTATTCTCAACTTTACGAAAGATTCAGATCTTACAGAGGAACATCTCGATCTTGTTAAGAGTGAGATGTTTGGGGAATTTTTTAGTAGTATGAACTCCTTGGAGTTTATTGCGACACAGTATGAACCAGTCGACAGAGGAGAAACTATTTTTGATTTACCAAAAATTTTACAAGAAATTACTTTAGACGATGTTCTTGAAGCAGGTCATCGTTTGATAGATGGTGGTAATCTAGTTGATTTTACAATCTTTCCAGCTTAA
- the yfmF gene encoding EF-P 5-aminopentanol modification-associated protein YfmF encodes MELVPGISAHFVQSKKFKTNKITVRFTAPLSLETIAGRMLSASMLETANQVYPTSQAFRRYLASLYGTDISTSAYRRGQAHILDLTFTYVRDEFLSKKNFLTSRILELVKQTLFAPLVVDGAFEPTLFEIERKQLLASLATDMDDSFYFAHKELDSLFFRDERLQLRYSDLRNRISNESPESSYTCFQDALKNDRIDFFFLGDFNEVEVKEWLRSFSFTGRQIDVKPQYQQPYSNVLREGMVRKNVGQSVLELAYHCSTSYGDKHHLAMVVMNGLLGGFAHSKLFTNVRENAGLAYTISSQLDLFSGQLRMYAGIDREKRNQARKLMNHQLLELKKGNFTDLEIEQTKEMIRRTLLLAQDSQSSLIERVYLNSLLGKSTSDFDNWIEKLNQVDKEAICKAANSVRLQAIYFMEGIE; translated from the coding sequence ATGGAGTTAGTGCCTGGAATTTCAGCACATTTTGTTCAATCCAAAAAGTTTAAAACAAATAAAATCACTGTTCGTTTTACTGCTCCCTTATCTCTTGAGACAATAGCAGGCCGCATGTTAAGTGCGAGTATGTTGGAGACGGCAAATCAAGTTTACCCAACATCACAAGCATTTCGCAGATATTTGGCAAGTTTGTATGGAACAGATATTTCTACGAGTGCTTATCGTAGGGGACAGGCACATATTCTTGACTTAACATTTACCTACGTGCGGGATGAGTTTTTGAGTAAAAAAAATTTCTTGACTTCTCGAATTTTGGAATTGGTGAAACAGACTTTATTTGCTCCCTTAGTTGTAGATGGAGCCTTTGAACCAACCTTATTTGAAATTGAAAGAAAACAGTTATTGGCCAGTTTGGCTACTGATATGGATGATTCATTTTATTTTGCTCATAAGGAGTTGGATAGCTTGTTCTTCCGTGATGAGCGTCTTCAATTGAGATACAGTGATTTACGAAATCGCATTTCAAATGAGTCTCCGGAAAGTAGCTACACTTGCTTTCAAGATGCTCTGAAAAATGATCGAATTGATTTCTTTTTCTTGGGTGATTTTAATGAAGTAGAAGTGAAGGAGTGGTTGAGGTCATTCTCCTTTACTGGGCGTCAAATCGATGTCAAGCCTCAGTACCAACAACCATATTCAAATGTCCTTCGGGAAGGAATGGTTCGTAAGAATGTGGGCCAATCTGTTTTGGAATTGGCTTACCATTGTTCTACGAGCTATGGAGACAAGCATCATTTGGCCATGGTAGTAATGAATGGTCTATTAGGTGGTTTTGCTCACTCTAAGCTTTTTACAAATGTTCGGGAAAATGCTGGTCTAGCTTACACTATCTCCAGTCAATTGGATTTATTTAGTGGTCAATTGAGGATGTATGCTGGCATTGATCGGGAAAAGCGCAATCAAGCTAGGAAGTTGATGAATCATCAATTACTTGAACTAAAGAAAGGTAATTTTACAGATTTGGAGATTGAACAGACTAAGGAGATGATTCGCAGAACCTTATTGCTTGCGCAAGATAGTCAGAGCTCACTAATCGAGCGAGTTTACTTGAATAGTTTGTTAGGGAAATCTACATCAGATTTTGACAATTGGATTGAAAAATTAAATCAAGTTGATAAAGAAGCTATCTGCAAAGCAGCAAATAGTGTTCGGTTACAAGCGATATACTTTATGGAAGGAATAGAATGA
- the yaaA gene encoding S4 domain-containing protein YaaA — protein sequence MEYKLFEEFITLQALLKELGIIQSGGAIKSFLIEHQVYFNGELESRRGKKIRIGDTIDIPDLKIDITLTQPSLKEQEEYQADKIEKERIAKLVKEMNKGVKKEKQKTTSSPKAKQAPRFPGR from the coding sequence ATGGAATACAAATTATTTGAAGAATTTATTACGCTCCAAGCTCTCCTAAAAGAGCTTGGAATTATACAAAGCGGCGGTGCTATCAAATCCTTTCTAATAGAGCATCAAGTTTACTTTAATGGTGAATTAGAAAGTAGACGTGGGAAAAAAATCCGTATTGGAGATACGATTGACATCCCTGATTTAAAAATTGACATCACCTTGACACAACCAAGTTTAAAAGAGCAAGAAGAATACCAAGCAGATAAGATTGAAAAAGAGCGGATTGCTAAACTTGTCAAAGAGATGAACAAGGGTGTAAAGAAAGAAAAACAAAAAACTACTTCATCACCTAAAGCCAAACAAGCTCCACGTTTTCCAGGAAGATAA
- the recF gene encoding DNA replication/repair protein RecF (All proteins in this family for which functions are known are DNA-binding proteins that assist the filamentation of RecA onto DNA for the initiation of recombination or recombinational repair.), with product MWLQHLTIKTFRNYKEAKIDFNPKLNIFLGQNAQGKTNILEAIYFLALTRSHRTRTDKNLIHFDEEQLHLSGLLQKKTGSIPLEIDLIPKGRVTKVNHLKQARLSDYIGHMNVVLFAPEDLQLIKGAPSVRRKFIDIELGQIKPIYLSDLSNYNHILKQRNTYLKSSQKIDETFLSVLDDQLVEYGCRVIKHRIKFIKDLEKFGQKKHLEISNQSEELSISYQSTVNFTNEEVLMDSFKMALEKSRSRDLFKKNTGVGPHRDDITFYINGMDASFGSQGQHRSLVLSIKLAEIELMESITNESPILLLDDVMSELDNTRQLKLLETISQSIQTFITTTSLDHLQNLPENLSIFNIQNGKISVN from the coding sequence ATGTGGCTTCAACATTTAACAATTAAGACCTTTCGAAATTACAAAGAGGCAAAAATTGATTTTAATCCAAAATTAAACATCTTTTTAGGTCAAAATGCACAAGGAAAGACTAATATTCTCGAAGCAATCTATTTCTTAGCCTTGACACGTAGTCATCGTACTCGGACAGATAAAAATCTCATTCATTTTGATGAAGAACAACTCCATCTTTCTGGATTACTACAGAAAAAAACAGGCTCTATCCCTCTAGAAATTGATTTAATACCAAAAGGGCGTGTGACTAAAGTCAATCACTTAAAACAAGCTCGCCTCTCAGACTATATCGGACATATGAATGTGGTTCTCTTCGCACCTGAAGATCTCCAGTTAATTAAAGGAGCGCCCTCCGTTCGTCGAAAGTTTATAGATATAGAACTGGGACAAATTAAACCAATCTACTTGTCAGACCTGTCAAACTATAACCATATACTCAAGCAAAGAAATACTTACCTAAAATCCAGTCAAAAGATTGACGAAACATTTTTGTCGGTCTTAGATGATCAGTTAGTAGAGTATGGTTGCCGCGTCATAAAGCATCGGATAAAATTCATTAAAGACTTAGAGAAATTTGGTCAAAAAAAACACTTAGAAATTTCAAATCAATCAGAAGAGTTGTCAATATCTTATCAATCAACTGTCAACTTCACTAATGAAGAAGTCTTAATGGATTCTTTTAAAATGGCTTTAGAGAAGAGTAGATCAAGAGATTTATTTAAAAAGAATACTGGTGTCGGCCCTCATCGAGATGACATTACTTTCTATATCAATGGTATGGACGCTAGTTTTGGAAGCCAAGGTCAACATCGTAGTCTTGTACTTTCTATCAAACTAGCAGAGATTGAGCTAATGGAAAGTATTACCAACGAGTCTCCGATACTACTGCTTGATGATGTTATGAGCGAACTTGACAATACACGGCAACTAAAATTACTAGAAACCATTTCTCAATCTATCCAAACCTTTATTACAACAACAAGTTTAGACCACTTGCAAAACTTACCAGAAAATCTTAGTATTTTCAATATCCAAAACGGTAAAATATCTGTAAATTAA
- the guaB gene encoding IMP dehydrogenase, with the protein MSNWDTKFLKKGFTFDDVLLIPAESHVLPNDADLTTKLADNLTLNIPIITAAMDTVTESQMAIAIARAGGLGVIHKNMSIAQQADEVRKVKRSENGVIIDPFFLTPEHTIAEADELMGRYRISGVPVVETLENRKLVGILTNRDLRFISDYNQPISNHMTSENLVTAPVGTDLATAENILQEHRIEKLPLVDEEGRLSGLITIKDIEKVIEFPNAAKDEFGRLLVAGAVGVTSDTFERAEALFEAGADAIVIDTAHGHSAGVLRKIAEIRAHFPDRTLIAGNIATAEGARALYDAGVDVVKVGIGPGSICTTRVIAGVGVPQVTAIYDAAAVAREYGKTIIADGGIKYSGDIVKALAAGGNAVMLGSMFAGTDEAPGETEIFQGRKFKTYRGMGSIAAMKKGSSDRYFQGAVNEANKLVPEGIEGRVAYKGAAADIVFQMIGGIRSGMGYCGAANLKELHDNAQFIEMSGAGLKESHPHDVQITNEAPNYSM; encoded by the coding sequence ATGTCTAATTGGGATACTAAATTTTTAAAAAAAGGTTTTACCTTTGATGATGTATTGCTCATTCCAGCAGAAAGTCATGTGTTGCCTAATGATGCAGATTTAACAACAAAATTGGCAGATAATCTGACTTTAAATATCCCAATTATTACAGCCGCCATGGACACGGTCACAGAAAGTCAAATGGCCATTGCCATTGCTCGTGCAGGTGGTCTTGGAGTAATCCATAAAAATATGTCTATTGCACAACAGGCAGATGAAGTTCGCAAGGTAAAACGTTCTGAAAATGGTGTTATTATTGATCCCTTCTTCTTGACTCCAGAACACACTATTGCTGAAGCAGACGAACTGATGGGACGTTACCGTATCAGTGGTGTTCCAGTTGTGGAGACACTTGAAAATCGAAAATTGGTTGGTATTCTAACAAATCGAGATCTTCGCTTTATTTCAGATTACAATCAACCAATCTCAAATCATATGACCAGTGAAAATCTTGTCACTGCTCCTGTGGGTACAGATCTTGCAACAGCTGAAAATATTCTTCAAGAACACCGTATTGAAAAACTTCCTTTGGTTGACGAAGAAGGTCGCCTTTCTGGCTTGATTACTATTAAGGATATTGAAAAAGTGATTGAATTTCCAAATGCTGCTAAAGATGAATTTGGTCGTCTTCTAGTTGCTGGAGCGGTGGGTGTCACTTCAGATACATTTGAACGTGCAGAGGCTCTCTTTGAAGCAGGGGCTGACGCAATTGTTATTGATACTGCACATGGTCACTCTGCTGGGGTTCTACGTAAAATTGCTGAAATTCGTGCTCACTTCCCAGATCGTACTTTGATTGCTGGTAATATTGCAACTGCAGAAGGTGCGCGTGCTCTTTATGATGCGGGTGTGGATGTTGTCAAAGTCGGGATTGGACCAGGTTCTATCTGTACTACTCGTGTGATTGCAGGTGTAGGTGTCCCACAAGTGACAGCAATTTATGATGCGGCAGCAGTTGCGCGTGAATATGGTAAAACAATCATTGCTGATGGAGGAATCAAGTACTCTGGAGATATTGTAAAGGCCCTTGCTGCAGGTGGAAATGCAGTTATGCTTGGATCAATGTTTGCTGGAACAGATGAAGCGCCAGGAGAAACGGAAATATTCCAAGGACGTAAGTTTAAGACTTACCGTGGTATGGGATCAATCGCTGCAATGAAGAAAGGTTCAAGTGACCGTTACTTCCAAGGTGCGGTCAATGAAGCAAACAAACTCGTTCCAGAAGGAATTGAAGGTCGTGTTGCCTATAAAGGCGCAGCAGCTGATATTGTCTTCCAAATGATTGGTGGTATTCGCTCTGGTATGGGTTACTGTGGTGCAGCTAACCTTAAAGAATTGCATGACAATGCTCAATTTATCGAAATGTCAGGTGCTGGTCTCAAAGAAAGTCATCCACATGATGTTCAAATTACTAATGAGGCACCAAACTACTCCATGTAA
- the trpS gene encoding tryptophan--tRNA ligase encodes MTKPIILTGDRPTGKLHIGHYVGSLKNRVLLQEEDKYDMFVFLADQQALTDHAKDPQTIVESIGNVALDYLAVGLDPSKSTIFIQSQIPELAELSMYYMNLVSLARLERNPTVKTEIAQKGFGESIPTGFLVYPIAQAADITAFKANYVPVGTDQKPMIEQTREIVRSFNNAYNCDVLVEPEGIYPENERAGRLPGLDGNAKMSKSLNNGIYLADDADTLRKKVMSMYTDPDHIRVEDPGKIEGNMVFHYLDVFGRPEDAQEIADMKEHYQRGGLGDVKTKRYLLEILERELGPIRERRIEFAKDMGEVYNMLQKGSEKAREVAGQTLSEVKGAMGLNYFK; translated from the coding sequence ATGACGAAACCCATTATTTTAACAGGAGACCGTCCAACAGGTAAACTGCATATTGGACATTATGTTGGTAGTCTAAAAAATAGAGTATTACTGCAGGAAGAAGACAAGTATGACATGTTTGTTTTTTTGGCGGACCAACAAGCATTGACAGATCACGCCAAAGACCCTCAAACGATTGTAGAATCGATTGGGAATGTTGCCTTGGATTACCTAGCAGTTGGATTGGATCCTAGTAAATCGACTATCTTTATTCAAAGTCAAATTCCAGAGTTGGCTGAGCTGTCTATGTACTATATGAACTTGGTATCACTAGCTCGTTTGGAACGGAATCCGACAGTAAAAACAGAGATTGCTCAAAAAGGATTTGGAGAAAGTATTCCGACAGGTTTTTTGGTTTATCCAATTGCGCAAGCAGCTGATATCACAGCCTTTAAGGCTAATTATGTTCCTGTAGGAACAGACCAAAAACCAATGATTGAACAAACTCGTGAAATTGTTCGTTCCTTTAATAATGCTTATAATTGTGATGTATTGGTGGAACCAGAAGGGATATATCCAGAAAATGAGAGAGCAGGACGTTTGCCGGGTCTAGATGGAAATGCTAAAATGTCTAAATCTCTTAATAATGGTATTTATCTAGCAGATGATGCGGATACTTTGCGTAAAAAAGTCATGAGCATGTATACTGATCCGGACCATATTCGAGTGGAGGATCCGGGCAAGATTGAAGGAAATATGGTTTTCCATTATCTAGATGTGTTTGGTCGTCCAGAAGATGCTCAAGAAATTGCGGATATGAAAGAACATTATCAACGTGGTGGTCTTGGTGATGTGAAGACGAAACGTTATCTACTTGAAATATTAGAACGGGAACTTGGTCCTATTCGTGAGCGCCGTATCGAATTTGCTAAGGATATGGGAGAAGTGTACAATATGCTTCAAAAAGGTAGTGAAAAAGCGCGTGAGGTTGCGGGGCAAACTTTATCTGAAGTTAAGGGAGCAATGGGACTAAATTATTTTAAATAA
- a CDS encoding ATP-binding cassette domain-containing protein encodes MLTVSDVSLRFSDRKLFDDVNIKFTEGNTYGLIGANGAGKSTFLKILAGDIEPTTGHISLGPDERLSVLRQNHFDYEDERVIDVVIMGNEKLYSIMKEKDAIYMKEDFSDEDGVRAAELEGEFAELGGWEAESEASQLLQNLNIPEELHYQNMSELANGEKVKVLLAKALFGKPDVLLLDEPTNGLDIQSITWLEDFLIDFDNTVIVVSHDRHFLNKVCTHMADLDFGKIKLYVGNYDFWKESSELAAKLLADRNAKAEEKIKQLQEFVARFSANASKSRQATSRKKMLDKIELEEIVPSSRKYPFINFKAEREIGNDLLTVENLTVKIDGETILDNISFILRPGDKTALIGQNDIQTTALIRAIMGDIDYEGTVKWGVTTSRSYLPKDNSADFAGGESILDWLRQFASKEEDDNTFLRGFLGRMLFSGDEVNKTVNVLSGGEKVRVMLSKLMLLKSNVLVLDDPTNHLDLESISSLNDGLKNFKESIIFASHDHEFIQTLANHIIVLSKNGVIDRIDETYNEFLENAEVQAKVKELWKD; translated from the coding sequence TTGCTTACAGTATCTGATGTTTCACTACGTTTTAGTGATCGCAAACTTTTTGATGATGTCAATATCAAATTTACAGAAGGAAATACATACGGATTAATTGGTGCTAATGGTGCTGGGAAGTCTACATTCTTAAAAATTTTAGCTGGTGATATCGAACCTACAACTGGTCACATCTCTCTTGGTCCGGATGAACGTCTCTCTGTTCTTCGTCAAAATCACTTTGACTATGAAGATGAGCGCGTCATTGATGTCGTTATCATGGGAAATGAAAAACTTTATAGCATTATGAAAGAGAAAGATGCTATTTACATGAAGGAAGATTTTTCCGATGAAGATGGTGTTCGTGCAGCTGAACTCGAAGGTGAGTTTGCTGAACTTGGAGGTTGGGAAGCAGAGAGTGAAGCATCTCAACTACTTCAAAACCTAAATATTCCAGAAGAATTGCACTACCAAAACATGAGCGAATTGGCCAATGGTGAAAAAGTAAAAGTTCTCCTTGCCAAAGCACTTTTTGGCAAACCAGATGTTCTTCTTTTGGACGAGCCAACCAACGGTTTGGATATCCAATCAATTACATGGCTAGAAGACTTTTTGATTGACTTTGATAACACTGTCATCGTGGTATCCCATGACCGCCACTTCTTAAACAAAGTATGTACTCACATGGCCGACCTTGACTTTGGAAAAATCAAACTCTATGTCGGAAACTACGACTTCTGGAAGGAATCTTCTGAGCTTGCTGCCAAATTGTTAGCAGACCGTAATGCTAAAGCAGAAGAAAAAATTAAACAATTGCAAGAATTCGTTGCTCGTTTCTCTGCTAATGCTTCTAAATCAAGACAAGCTACATCACGTAAGAAAATGCTTGACAAGATTGAACTAGAAGAAATTGTGCCATCTAGTCGTAAATATCCATTTATCAACTTTAAAGCAGAGCGTGAGATTGGTAATGATCTCTTGACAGTAGAAAATCTAACTGTAAAGATTGATGGTGAGACTATTTTAGATAATATCAGCTTTATCTTGCGTCCAGGTGATAAGACAGCTCTTATTGGACAAAATGATATCCAAACGACTGCATTAATTCGTGCAATCATGGGTGACATTGACTATGAAGGAACTGTCAAGTGGGGAGTTACTACTAGCCGTTCTTACTTGCCAAAAGACAACTCAGCTGATTTTGCAGGGGGAGAGTCAATCCTTGACTGGTTGCGTCAATTTGCAAGTAAAGAAGAAGATGACAATACTTTCCTACGTGGTTTCCTTGGTCGTATGCTCTTTTCTGGTGATGAGGTTAACAAAACTGTAAACGTCTTGTCAGGGGGAGAAAAAGTACGTGTCATGCTCTCAAAACTCATGCTCTTGAAATCAAATGTCCTTGTACTTGATGATCCAACAAATCATTTAGACTTGGAATCTATCTCAAGCTTAAATGATGGATTGAAAAACTTTAAAGAATCCATCATCTTTGCCAGTCATGACCACGAGTTCATTCAAACTTTGGCAAATCATATCATTGTTTTGTCTAAGAATGGCGTCATTGATCGTATCGATGAAACCTATAATGAATTCCTAGAAAATGCAGAAGTACAAGCAAAAGTTAAAGAACTTTGGAAAGATTAA